The following DNA comes from Bacillus sp. 2205SS5-2.
AAAGTGAATTTAAAAATAAGTGATAATGGTTTGGAGATACTATCCACGTTCGCGCGAAATGGAAGAGAAGCTGTAAATATGGTTCAAATTGCAGCCGGATTAGCGATTGTTAAAAAACGGACGGGGATTCTAGATGAAGATATTGAGTGGGTCGTTCATTCTAGTCAACTCTCTCCTCGGTTTGACAAAAGAGTGAATCCAAAAGCAGTGATAGGACTTGTAAATGGATTAGCTGTAACGGGCCCAAATACCGGTTCGTTGCTAGAAATTGAAGTAACGGTTATCCCAGCTTTAGACAAAGGAAGTATAAATATTACGGGAATTGTAGAAGAAGAGAGCATAGGAAATCAAGGGAAATCTGTTCGTAGAAAGAGTATGGCTAAAGGGTCTATTGAGAATGTCTTAACAGTTTTGCGTACGATGGGTATACCTTCAGAACAATATGATATCCATGTGAATTTTCCCGGTGGAATCCCAGTAGATGGTCCTTCTGCTGGAATCGCAATGGCAACAGGTATCTACTCTGCAATCTATCGAATTCCTGTGTACCATGATATCGCCATGACCGGAGAGATTAGCATTCATGGTCTTGTTAAGCCAGTCGGAGGAGTATTAGCAAAGGTAAAGGCTGCTAAACTTGCTGGGGCAACAAAGGTGATTATTCCATATGACAATCAACCTTCTTTATTAAGAGAGGTATCTGATATCGAGATCATTCCTGTTAAAACCTTACAAGAAGTTATTAAAATTGCATTGCAAAAGGATCGAAAAGAAGGATTTGGCATTGAAAAAAGTCAAAGTGTGTAAGGTAAAATAGGAGTGTTCTAGACCGATTCGATTTCGAATCGGTTTCATTTGGAAATATGAAAGAATAGATCATCAGCAACAAAAAGTTAGCAGGAGCAATGGCATATTGAAGGAGAGTCGAATAATGTTATCAGGGAGTGGTAAAGAGAGAATGGGTCTTTGAATGGACACTAGTATACAAATAGGTTAGAATTGTACAAAGATTGACGTCGGTAAACATGACTGATTTTTTGGGAATAATCATACATAAATTGAATGAACGTTGAATCCCGTTCATTTTTAAATGAGATTTTCATAATAGAATGATGGAGGTACTTTGATTATGACGAAAAAACAAGAACAAATCGTCCCCCTCCTACCTTTAAGAGGTTTGCTTGTTTATCCAACCATGGTTCTTCACCTCGATGTAGGTAGAGACCGTTCTGTGGAAGCATTAGAAAAGGCAATGATGGGTGATCACTTTATTTTTTTAACCACGCAAAAAGATATTAATATTGATGAACCAACTGAAGAAGATATTTACACAATGGGTACATTAACTAAAGTAAAACAAATGTTAAAGCTCCCAAATGGTACGATTCGGGTATTAGTAGAAGGACTGCAACGAGCTACGATTAATAAGTTGTATGAAGAAGAGTCCTATACCTCTGTGGCAGTTGTTACGCATGAAGAAGAAGCGAACAAAAGTCCGGAACTAGATGCCTTAATGAGAACTTTGTTGAACTATTTCGACCAGTACATCAAGCTATCTAAGAAAATTACAGCAGAAACCTATTCGACGGTTTCTGATATAGAAGAGCCTGGAAGATTGGCGGATATTGTTGCATCTCACCTTCCTCTTAAGCTCAAAGACAAACAACAAATTTTAGAAATGCTTGAAGTTCATGATCGATTACAACATGTAATTGAAATTATTCATAATGAAAAAGAAGTATTAAATCTCGAAAAGAAAATCGGTCAGCGTGTCAAACGTTCGATGGAACGAACGCAAAAAGAATATTATTTACGTGAGCAATTAAAAGCAATTCAAAAAGAATTAGGCGACAAAGAGGGGAAAACAGGAGAAATCTCTGAGTTGGCTGGAAAAATTGAAGAAGCTGAGATGCCTCTTCATGTTGAGGCAACAGCTCTAAAAGAATTAAGTCGGTATGAAAAGATTCCCTCTAGCTCTGCAGAGAGCGCGGTCATTCGTAATTATATCGAATGGCTGATTGCTCTACCTTGGACAAACGCGACAGATGATGATCTAAACATTGTTAAAGCAGAGAAAATCTTAAATCGGGATCACTATGGATTAGGTAAAGTAAAAGAACGAGTGTTAGAATATTTAGCAGTTCAACAACTAACTAATTCTCTAAAAGGTCCTATCCTTTGTTTAGCAGGACCTCCTGGGGTAGGAAAGACGAGTTTAGCGCGATCGATTGCAGAATCTCTTGGTCGTAACTTTGTTCGCATTTCTCTTGGAGGGGTTCGGGATGAATCAGAAATTCGAGGTCATCGCCGCACATATGTGGGAGCCATGCCAGGCCGGATAATCCAAGGAATGAAGAAAGCGGGAACGGTTAATCCTGTGTTTTTGATGGATGAAATAGATAAAATGTCTAATGATTTTCGAGGAGATCCTTCTTCTGCGATGTTAGAAGTACTCGATCCAGAGCAAAATAACTCTTTTAGCGATCATTATATTGAAGAAACCTATGATTTATCTAATGTGATGTTTATTGCAACAGCCAATAACTTAGCGACGATTCCAGGTCCATTGCGGGACCGGATGGAAATCATTTCAATTGCGGGTTATACAGAAGAAGAAAAAATCAATATTGCAAAGGATCATTTGTTAACGAAACAAATTACAGATCATGGTCTAACTAAGAGCCAATTGCAAATACGTGATGATTCTATTCGAGATATTGTCAGGTATTATACTAGAGAAGCAGGCGTTCGAAGTTTAGAGCGTCAACTGGCAGCAATTTGCCGGAAAACTGCTAAAATTATTGTTTCAGGCAAAAAGAAGCGAGTTGTTATTACTGAAAAAAACCTTGAAGATTTTCTAGGGAAAAAAATCTTTCGCTATGGTCAAGCTGAAACAGAGGATATAGTAGGTGTAGCAACAGGATTAGCTTATACCACGGTTGGTGGGGATACGCTGCAAATTGAAGTGAGTCTCTCACCTGGTAAGGGAAGGTTAGTGTTAACTGGTAAACTAGGCGATGTAATGAAAGAATCTGCTCAAGCAGCGTTTAGTTATGTTCGTTCTAAAACAAAAGAACTTGGAATTCAAGAGGATTTTCATGAACAATATGATATTCATATCCATGTCCCTGAAGGAGCTGTGCCAAAGGATGGGCCTTCAGCTGGGATAACCATCACAACGGCCTTAGTTTCTGCGTTAACAGGTAAAGAGATTCATCGTGAAGTGGGGATGACTGGAGAAATGACGCTTCGCGGGAGAGTACTGCCAATTGGTGGTGTGAAAGAGAAGACGTTAAGCGCTCATCGCGCTGGACTTCGAACCATCATTCTGCCGCGAGATAATGAAAAAGATATTGATGATATACCGGAAAGTGTTCGTCAAGATTTACGATTTGTACTTGTGTCCCATATAGATGAAGTACTAGAAATAGCAATAGCAGGTGGAATAGATGAAAGTAAATAATGTAGAACTAGTAATAAGTGCTGTAAGACCGGAACAATACCCCAAAGAACGATTAGCAGAGTTTGCGCTTGCTGGTCGCTCGAATGTGGGGAAATCATCATTTATTAATAAAATGCTGAATCGTAAAGCGCTAGCTAGAATTTCCTCGAGACCAGGTAAAACACAAACATTGAATTTCTATAAAATTGAAGAACAACTATTCTTTGTTGATGTTCCAGGTTATGGATTTGCCAAAGTCTCAAAAAGCGAGCGAGATGCTTGGGGTCGTATGATCGAAACTTACTTTACGATAAGGGATCAATTAAGTGCTGTAATATTAATAGTAGATTTACGTCATCCACCAACCAAGGATGATATTACCATGTACAATTTCCTTAAACATTATGACTTGCCGTGTTTAGTCGTAGCGACTAAATCAGATAAAATCCCAAAAGGAAAATGGCAGAAGCATATGAAAATCACAAAGGAAACCTTAAATCTTGAAAAGGGCGACGAAGTAATTCTATTTTCTTCTGAAACGGGAGAGGGAAAAGATAAAGTTTGGGGCGCATTAAATAAGTTTAAATAAGGACAAAAAACCTGACTACCAATTTAAAGGTAGTCAGGTTTTTTCTTTTTGAAAGGCTCTTTTCAAATGGCTCTTTTCGTATACAATGTGGCTATTTCATCTGATTTTTGATTAAATCGCCTATTTCACTGTTGATTTCCATTAAAAATAGACGAAATGATGCCCGAAACAAAGCTATATCAACGTTTATAGACTGGTACGAAAAGCAACAAACTTTGTGAAAAAAGCCTTTCAAATACATTGTTGCTATTGATTCACCATTTTGGGTAAACAGCTACTTTTGGAGATAGCGCATCAATTAATTACGGAAAGATAACCAGAAACCGATCTATATCACAGTTTAATGATTGGTTGAAAGCTACTAACATTGCGAAACCAACCTTTTGAAAAGGAAGAGAGGTTATTTTTCCGGATGGGTAGGTATGTGTCTAGCAATTGGCACAATTCTTATCAATCATTTGGATTTAAGAGGAAATAAAGGGAAAGTATAGGAATTGCACGTCTGGAAGAGATGAGTTCGTCACAGCTTGGCTAAGATGCGGAGAGAATGAATTTTCAGTTTGTATCATTTTTGAGAATAATGTGAATAATTGGTAAAATAGTAGTGTTCGCTTCATTGAACGACTTAGATAAACAAGGGGGAAGTAGAATGAAAAATAAGTTGAAGTTATTTTTGATCACAACGTTGACTTTATTGTTAGCAGCATGTGGCAGTGAGACCTCAGGGGGGGATGAAACGGGACTAAATTTAGTAGAAGATGGCAAGTTTGTTTATGCTGCTTCAGGTGAATTTGCCCCTTTTAGTGTAACCGAAGAAGATGGAAAGATGTCGGGTTTTGATATTGATGTGGCAGAAGCTATAGCAAAGAAGCTTGATCTTGATCCTGAGCAAAAGAAATTTAAATTCGCTGGGATTGTCGAAGGAGTAAAAACGGGTCGATTTGATGCAGCGGTAGCTAGTCATACAATAACAGATGAACGTTTAGAGCAAGTCAATTTCTCAACACCGTACTATTATTCAGGACCACAAATTTTTGTAAGACCAGATAGTGATGTCTTAACCTTAGCTGATTTAGAAGGAATGGAAATTGCGGTGTCAAAAGGTTCTACATATGAAGAAACAGCAGCAGAGGTCACCGATAAAATTCAACGCTATGACAGTGATGTTGTTGCCCTAGAAGCGTTGAATAATGGTAAACATGATGCCGTTATTACTGACTTCATCACTGGTAAAGAAGCGATGGGAGCAGGGTTAACTATTGATGCTCGCGAATTAATTGGACGTAGCGATCAAGGGATTGCCATTAATAAAGAGAACAAAGAACTGTTAGAAAAAATCAATAAAGCACTAGAAGAACTAAGAGAAGAAGGAAAGTTAAAAGAAATTAGTGAGAAATATTTCGGAGAAGACATTACGACAGATCCGGAAAAGGAGTAGTAATTCTGGGAGATGAATGGGTTTTACCATCGTCTCCTCATTTTTTTAATAATTAGCTGACTCTAACTCCAAAATTAAGTGGTCCCTTCTTCGAAAAAAGCTGAAGGGGTGGGTGAAGAGAGTACGTAAGAACCGAATTCGTTCAACAAGAGCCGTACGTTTGGAAATATTTCCGATGTCAAATGGAGTCATGGAGGGAAAGTATGGATTTTATTAATACGTTTATTGAAACGTCAGATACATTTATGATTGGATTAAAATGGACCTTTTTACTAACGGTTGTGTCTGTTTTTATCGCTCTTTTCATAGGGTTATTTTTTGCATTATTGCGAAATTCGAATATTAAGGTATTAGAATGGATTGCGGAACTTTACATATTTGTCGTCAGAGGTACCCCGTTAATTGTACAAATTTTCATTTTTTATTTCGGGTTAACTTCATTAAATATTAGCGATTTTTGGTCTGTTGTTCTCGGTCTTGCTTTCCATAATGGGGCATATATCGCTGAAATTTTTAGAGGGGCCATTTCTTCTATTGACCGTGGACAAATGGAAGCAGGTCGTTCCCTTGGAATGACTTCTTCGTTAACAATGAGACGTATTATCTTGCCACAGGCATTTAGAAGAGCTCTTCCGCCATTAGGTAATCAATTCATTATTGCTCTAAAAGACTCATCCCTCGCCTCTTTTATTGGGATGTTTGAGTTATTTAGTGTCGCAACTACGCTAGGGTCAACCCATTTTGATTCTATGACGTATCTATTGATTGTGTCTATTTATTATTTATTCCTCGTCTTTATCTTTTCTATGATTGTGCGAGTCCTTGAAAATAAGCTAGCAGCTAGTGATTAATCGTCAGGAGGTTTGTGAAGTGAAAGAGAATGTTATTTTAGAAATAGAGAAGCTCAATAAGTCCTTCGGTGATCTTCACGTTTTAAAGGATATTGATTTCAAGGTAATGGAAAGTGATGTTGTGTGCTTGATTGGAGCAAGTGGATCTGGAAAAAGTACCTTATTGCGTTGTTTAAACTTCTTGGAAACAAAGGAGAGCGGGCGTATTATCATTGACGGGGAAGAAATTGGAGCGAAAAGTCATAACGTCAATCAAATTCGTTCAAAAGTTGGGATGGTGTTTCAACATTTCCATCTATTTCCTCACAAAACGGTCATAGAAAATATTATAGAAGCGCCAATGCACGTCAAGAATGTAGCGAGAGAACAAGCGATGAAAGAAGCAAGGGGCTTGTTAAAGAAAGTAGGACTAGAAGAAAAGGAGTCGGTATATCCATCTAAATTATCGGGTGGACAAAAACAACGAGTTGCCATTGCTCGAGCGTTAGCGATGAAGCCAGACATTATGCTGTTTGATGAACCGACATCTGCGCTAGATCCGGAGTTGGTTGGCGAAGTGTTAAGTACCATGAAGGAGCTAGCGCTAGAAGGAATGACCATGGTGGTTGTGACACACGAGATGGGTTTCGCTAGAGAAGTTGCAGATTGGGTTGTCTACTTGCACGATGGTAGGATTGTAGAAGTCGGCCATCCTGGTGATTTATTTGGGGCACCGAAGGAAGAACGAACAAAAGCCTTTTTAGATTCCATTTTATAAATGATTCTTTTCGAAGGCCTGGTTGCAATATAATTTCAGTATCAACGGATTCCTCCATTTTGATATTAATTTTATCCATGAATCTAAGAATAAATGCGCCATTGCACATCTTTTGTATCGGCTTATAATCTGCTGCGAAAAGCAATTTTATTTCGGAAAGCAACGTTAAACGAACAGTGAAAATAAACAAGCAGGAGAGGCTACTAAGCTCCTGCTTGTTTATTTTCGGTTAAAGAATAGCAAGTAGACGCCCACACCGATGAAGAATAGTGGCCAAAGTTGCCAGATGAAACTGAAGCGGGTTTCGAGCATTTGAAGGGACTGCATAACCGTTTGATAGAATAATAAGGTAATAGAAAGGACTAAAAAGAGAATTCCTTGCCAAAGACCATCTCCCGTTTTTTGATAACGTAGTAAAAAACCTAGAGAGATAATCAGAATGAATACACCAATATGATCGGGCCATATTGTTAGTCGTTGCAAGACATGAAAATGAAGGCCAAATCCACTTAAAATAACTCCAGGTAGAATCGCTTCGTGATCTTTGCCTTTATATCCTTGCATTAAAAAGGCGAATCCAATGATGAGAAATAATGTTGGCCAATTAAAAAAGCCAGAAAATAGTTCGATTTGTGCTTCTTGTAAATAAAAAAATAGTCCAAATCCAATTAAGATGACCGCTGGAAATAAGCGTTGCTTCTTCATTTTTTCCTCCCATACCCATTGAGAAACTTGAAAATTTTGTTGGGTTTTGTTAGTCTGGTTTAGGTGACTATGTACGATATATGTTTGTATCTCATAGTAAGAATTATCTACTTATCAGCTATATTTTGATATAAATTCATTGAACAATGTGTGGAACTGCCAGATGCCAGCCGTCCCTGAGCAGCCACTTTCGCTTTTCGATGGATCCAGCTGCAGTGGCTTGAGGCTCGGGTCAAATGAATAACTCTCCAGTGATGCAGGCATCACCTACGAGCTCTTCATTTGCCTGCCGCCTCAGAGCAGCCACTTTCGCTTTTCATAGTACCATAGGTTTCACTTTCTGTTCACATTTTTTTATTTATTATTGTACAAGCATGTTATAATTGGAGTAATGATTTTTTTTGGAGGTGGATTTCTGCATGCATACGATTGTTGTTGGTCTTAATTATAAAACAGCCCCTGTTGAAATTCGCGAACGTTTGTCTTTTAATGAAGCCGACTTAGCTCAGGCTATGATGGAATTAAATAATAGAAAAAGCCTGTTAGAAAACGTGATCGTGTCAACTTGTAACCGGACAGAGGTTTATGCTGTTGTCGATCAGCTTCATACTGGACGTTATTATATAAAAGAATTTCTATCTCAATGGTTTAATATTGATAAAGATGAATTTTCGCCGTATTTGTTCATCTATGAAGGAGAAGGTGCGGTTGAGCATCTGCTAAAAGTGACATGTGGTCTGAATTCAATGGTGCTTGGTGAAACACAAATTTTGGGGCAAATAAGAAGTAGCTTTAAAGTCGCTCAAGTATCACAAACGACGGGCACAATTTTTAATTATCTATTTAAACAGGCCCTTACTCTTGCCAAAAGAGCACATTCTGAAACAGATATTGGTGCAAACGCAGTGAGTGTGAGTTATGCTGCGGTTGAGTTATCTAAAAAAGTTTTCGGCTCATTAGAAGGAAGAAAAGTACTGATTTTAGGTGCTGGCAAGATGGGTGAACTTGCGATTGAAAATCTTCAAGGTAGTGGCGCAAAAGATATTACTGTTATTAATCGTACACTGAAAAAAGCAGAGGATTTGGCTGCACGCTTTGATGGTAAAGCTAAAACATTACAAGAACTTCAGTGCGCTTTAATTGAAGCAGATATTTTAATTAGCTCAACAGGAGCGAAGGAATTCGTTATTAATAAAGAGCTTATGGCGGGTGTAGAACGATTACGAAAAGGGCGTCCTCTATTTATGATTGACATCGCGGTACCGCGCGATTTAGATCCAGCAATAGCAGAGATTGAGAGTATGTTTCTTTATGATATTGACGATCTTGAAGGGATTGTTCAAGCGAATCTCGCACAACGTAAAATTGCAGCGGAAAAGATTCTTTTGATGATTGAAGAAGCATTAGTCAGTTTTAATGAATGGGTAAACATGCTTGGTGTCGTACCGGTTATTTCGGCTCTTCGCGAAAAAGCGCTTGTTATTCAAGCGGAAACAATGACCAGCATCGAACGGAAAATGCCAAGTTTAACCGATCGTGAACGCAAGGTGCTAAATAAGCACACGAAAAGCATTATCAATCAAATACTGAAAGATCCGATTCTGCAAGTGAAAGAGCTCGCAGGAGAGAAGAATGCGAGTGAAAAATTAGAGTTATTTATGAAAATTTTCAACATTGAAGGACAAGTCCAATCCACGGAAATAGCAGACGAAAAGAAGTCATCTTCGGTTCTTCAACCACAGCCTTCTTTTCAGTCATAAGTGAGGCTTTGTTACATGTTTGAATACAATATGACAAGGCTACATGAATTAATGGTCGTCCTGTATGCTTTGAGTATTTTGCTATATTTTATTGATTTTCTCCACAAAAACCAGAAGGCAAATCGGTTCGCCTTCTGGATTCTTTCGATTGTTTGGGTGTTGCAAACAATTTTTTTATTTCTCTATATGTTTCGAACGGGTCGATTTCCGGTATTAACGATCTTTGAAGGACTCTATTTTTATGCATGGGTTCTTCTGACACTTTCTCTTAGTATCAATCGGTTGTTACGAGTGGATTTTACAGTCTTTTTTACGAATGTTTTAGGATTTATCATTATTGTGATTCATACATTTGCACCGATGCAAATGGAATCAGAAGCTATGGCTGAAAAGTTAGTATCCGAACTATTGCTGATTCATATTACAATGGCTATTCTTTCATACGCAGCTTTTTCCCTTTCATTTGTTTTTTCTCTGCTTTACTTACTTCAATATAAACTATTAAAAGAGAAGAAATGGGGACCTCGTTTATGGCGTTTAGGTGATTTGTCACAGCTAGAAAAAATGACGTATGTATTGAATGCAATTGGGTTGCCGATGCTGTTGTTAAGTCTAATTTTAGGGGTACAGTGGGCCTTTATTAAGTTACCTGATGTATTATGGTATGACCCGAAAATTATTGGTTCGTTTATTTTGTTAATTGTCTATAGTGTATTTTTATATTTACGAGTTCGAAAAGAAATGTATGGAAAATCCTTAGCGATATGGAATACTGCGGCTTTCTTGATAATATTAATTAATTTTTTTCTTATCAGTCGCTTATCTACATTTCATTTTTGGTATTGATGAAGGAGGACGTCAGAGGTCATGAGAAAAATTATTGTCGGTTCACGTAGAAGTAAGTTAGCATTAACGCAAACCAAATGGGTGATACAGCAATTGAAAGATTTGGGTGCGCCGTTTGATTTTGAAATCAAAGAGATTGTCACAAAAGGAGATGTGATTTTAGACGTCACGCTCTCAAAGGTTGGTGGTAAAGGATTATTTGTCAAAGAAATCGAACAAGCGATGATAGATAAGGAAATTGATATGGCCGTACATAGTATGAAAGATATGCCGGCCCAACTACCGGATGGATTAACCATCGGGTGTATTCCAGTTCGTGAAGATCATCGAGATGCGTTTATCTCTAAGGATCATGTGGCGCTTGATGACTTACCTAAAGGCTCAATCATTGGAACGAGTTCACTTCGTCGTGGAGCACAATTACTCGCCTATCGTCCGGATCTCCAAATTAAATGGATTCGTGGAAATATAGATACTCGAATTGGAAAACTAGAAACGGACGACTATGATGCAATAATCCTCGCGGCTGCCGGATTAGCCCGGATGGGGTGGACAACAGACGTCGTTACGCAATTCCTATCAACGGATATCTGTCTACCTGCTGTGGGACAAGGGGCTTTAGCCATTGAGTGCCGCCAAGATGATGAAGAGCTTTTGTCCTTATTTTCAAAATTCACGTCAAAGGAAGCCAAAATAACTGTAGAAGCAGAACGGGCCTTCTTAAATAAAATGGAAGGCGGTTGTCAAGTACCTATTGCGGGATTTGCAACCGTTCATGAAGGTGACATGGTCCGTTTCACAGGACTAGTGGCTTCACCAGACGGGAAAACCATTTATAAAGAAATTCAAACGGGTAAAGACCCTATTGCAGTTGGGAACCAAGTGGCAAGCGTTCTCAGTTCCCAAGGAGCTAAGCAATTGATTGATGATGTGAAAAAGGAGCTAGATCAATCATGATTTCTTCTTTACCCTTGAAAGGGAAAGAAATCTTGATTACTAGAGGTGCTGAACAAGCAGTTCCCTTCTCTCAATATATTGAAAGACTAGGAGGGGTTGCACACGCAGTCCCTCTTCTTGCCTTTCGTGCTTATGAAGACAAACGAGAATCAGTTTTCATCAAGCAAATTGATCATTATGATTGGGTAGTCTTCACGAGTCAAAATGCAGTCGATTTTTTCTTGAAGTTTCTTCGGAAATATTCTGTATCTTTTGCAAGTTTGAATGTCAGTATTGGGGCCGTGGGGTCTAAAACGGAAGAGTATTTATCTCAATTAGGCTTTTCAGTTGCTTTCAGGCCAAGCCGCTTTACAGCAGAAGATTTTGCTCAGGAATTTATGGAGCTCATAAAAAGAGATCATAATGTATTAATTCCGAAAGGGAAACTGGCTAGCAGTGAGATAAAAATTAGATTAAACACTCGTTCCCAGCGATGTGATGAGTGGATTGTCTATGAAACGTTTATCCCAGACAACTCTATCGAAGAGATGCATTCATTACTTAGTAAACAAACACTAGATGTGATTACGTTTACGAGTTCTTCAGCTGTGAGATTTTTCTTGCAGACACTTGAGAATTTTCAGATGGATGTCCCGGATCTTATTTATGCATGTATTGGACCAAAAACAAAAGCAACGGCAGAAGAGCTAGGCTTATTTGTGCAAATTTGTCCAAATACATTTACAATAGAAGAGATGATTAAGGAGATTATTTATTTTTACCAAGAGACATAGGAGGAACTTCAAATGGATAACCTACAATTTCGTCGTCACAGACGATTGCGTCAAAGTGATAATATGAGAGCATTAGTACGAGAGACTTTTTTGAGAGCAGAAGATTTTATTTATCCTCTCTTTATAGTTGAAGGGGAAAAGATAAAGAATGAAGTCGCTTCAATGCCTGGGGTCTATCAAATTTCGATGGATTACTTGCAAGAGGAGATGGAAGAAATCGTTTCTTTAGGTATCAAATCGGTGATTGTGTTTGGTGTCCCGGTCGATAAAGATGAAGTAGGAACACAAGCATATCACCCTCATGGTATTGTTCAGAACTCGATTGCGTACATAAAAGAACAATTTCCAGCTATGGTTGTAGTGGCGGATACATGCTTATGCCAATACACTGATCACGGTCATTGTGGAATTATCGAAGGTGGGAAAATCTTGAACGACCCGACCTTAAATCTACTAGCTAAAACAGCGGTAAGCCAAGCAAAAGCCGGAGCAGATATCATTGCTCCTAGTAATATGATGGATGGGTTTGTTGCAGCGATTCGCAAAGGGTTAGATGATGAAGGTTTTGAGGATATTCCAATCATGTCTTACGCTGTTAAATATGCGTCAAGTTATTATGGACCTTTCCGAGATGCCGCCCATAGTTCTCCTCAATTTGGTGATCGAAAAACGTATCAAATGGACCCAGCAAACCGAAAGGAAGCAATTCGAGAAGCTCAGTCTGATCTCGAAGAAGGTGCAGACTTTTTGATTGTGAAGCCTGCTTTATCTTATCTAGACATTATTCGTGATGTAAAAAATGAATGTAACGCACCAATTGTAGCCTATAATGTAAGTGGTGAATATTCGATGATTAAGGCAGCTGCATTAAATGGATGGGTTGATGAGAAATCACTTGTTTTGGAAAAACTAACAAGTATGAAGCGAGCGGGAGCAGACTTGATCATTACGTACGCGGCTAAAGATGCAGCGAGATGGCTACGTGAAGAATAAGACAACAAATGAAGATTCAAAGAATGGGAGGAGTCAACATGCGAGAATATACGAATTCGAATAAAGCCTTTAAAGAAGCGGTAGAGTTGATGCCTGGTGGGGTCAATAGCCCAGTTCGAGCCTTTAAGTCAGTGAATATGGACCCGATTTTTATGGAACGCGGAAAAGGAAGTAAAATCTATGATATCGATGGGAATGAGTACATTGATTATGTCTTATCATGGGGACCACTAATTTTAGGTCATACAAATGAAAAAGTGGTCGCGGGAATCAGGAAAGTAGCCGAAAGCGGGACAAGCTTTGGGGCACCTACTCTAATTGAGAATAAACTAGCTCAACTAGTCATTGAACGTGTTCCCTCGATAGAAGTGGTTCGGATGGTTTCTTCTGGAACCGAAGCTACTATGAGTGCACTCCGTTTAGCAAGAGGGTATACAGGAAGAAATAAAATTATTAAATTTGAAGGCTGTTACCATGGTCACGGGGATTCCTTGTTGATCAAAGCGGGGTCCGGTGTCGCGACTCTAGGTCTTCCAGATAGTCCGGGAGTACCAGAAGGAGTGGCTCAAAATACGATTACAGTTCCTTATAATGATCTTGAAAGCCTATCCTATGCCTTTGAAGAATTTGGGGAGGATATTGCGGGTGTTATTGTCGAGCCAGTTGCAGGAAAC
Coding sequences within:
- the lon gene encoding endopeptidase La, which encodes MTKKQEQIVPLLPLRGLLVYPTMVLHLDVGRDRSVEALEKAMMGDHFIFLTTQKDINIDEPTEEDIYTMGTLTKVKQMLKLPNGTIRVLVEGLQRATINKLYEEESYTSVAVVTHEEEANKSPELDALMRTLLNYFDQYIKLSKKITAETYSTVSDIEEPGRLADIVASHLPLKLKDKQQILEMLEVHDRLQHVIEIIHNEKEVLNLEKKIGQRVKRSMERTQKEYYLREQLKAIQKELGDKEGKTGEISELAGKIEEAEMPLHVEATALKELSRYEKIPSSSAESAVIRNYIEWLIALPWTNATDDDLNIVKAEKILNRDHYGLGKVKERVLEYLAVQQLTNSLKGPILCLAGPPGVGKTSLARSIAESLGRNFVRISLGGVRDESEIRGHRRTYVGAMPGRIIQGMKKAGTVNPVFLMDEIDKMSNDFRGDPSSAMLEVLDPEQNNSFSDHYIEETYDLSNVMFIATANNLATIPGPLRDRMEIISIAGYTEEEKINIAKDHLLTKQITDHGLTKSQLQIRDDSIRDIVRYYTREAGVRSLERQLAAICRKTAKIIVSGKKKRVVITEKNLEDFLGKKIFRYGQAETEDIVGVATGLAYTTVGGDTLQIEVSLSPGKGRLVLTGKLGDVMKESAQAAFSYVRSKTKELGIQEDFHEQYDIHIHVPEGAVPKDGPSAGITITTALVSALTGKEIHREVGMTGEMTLRGRVLPIGGVKEKTLSAHRAGLRTIILPRDNEKDIDDIPESVRQDLRFVLVSHIDEVLEIAIAGGIDESK
- the yihA gene encoding ribosome biogenesis GTP-binding protein YihA/YsxC, which gives rise to MKVNNVELVISAVRPEQYPKERLAEFALAGRSNVGKSSFINKMLNRKALARISSRPGKTQTLNFYKIEEQLFFVDVPGYGFAKVSKSERDAWGRMIETYFTIRDQLSAVILIVDLRHPPTKDDITMYNFLKHYDLPCLVVATKSDKIPKGKWQKHMKITKETLNLEKGDEVILFSSETGEGKDKVWGALNKFK
- a CDS encoding transporter substrate-binding domain-containing protein, which encodes MKNKLKLFLITTLTLLLAACGSETSGGDETGLNLVEDGKFVYAASGEFAPFSVTEEDGKMSGFDIDVAEAIAKKLDLDPEQKKFKFAGIVEGVKTGRFDAAVASHTITDERLEQVNFSTPYYYSGPQIFVRPDSDVLTLADLEGMEIAVSKGSTYEETAAEVTDKIQRYDSDVVALEALNNGKHDAVITDFITGKEAMGAGLTIDARELIGRSDQGIAINKENKELLEKINKALEELREEGKLKEISEKYFGEDITTDPEKE
- a CDS encoding amino acid ABC transporter permease translates to MDFINTFIETSDTFMIGLKWTFLLTVVSVFIALFIGLFFALLRNSNIKVLEWIAELYIFVVRGTPLIVQIFIFYFGLTSLNISDFWSVVLGLAFHNGAYIAEIFRGAISSIDRGQMEAGRSLGMTSSLTMRRIILPQAFRRALPPLGNQFIIALKDSSLASFIGMFELFSVATTLGSTHFDSMTYLLIVSIYYLFLVFIFSMIVRVLENKLAASD
- a CDS encoding amino acid ABC transporter ATP-binding protein, with amino-acid sequence MKENVILEIEKLNKSFGDLHVLKDIDFKVMESDVVCLIGASGSGKSTLLRCLNFLETKESGRIIIDGEEIGAKSHNVNQIRSKVGMVFQHFHLFPHKTVIENIIEAPMHVKNVAREQAMKEARGLLKKVGLEEKESVYPSKLSGGQKQRVAIARALAMKPDIMLFDEPTSALDPELVGEVLSTMKELALEGMTMVVVTHEMGFAREVADWVVYLHDGRIVEVGHPGDLFGAPKEERTKAFLDSIL
- a CDS encoding LiaI-LiaF-like domain-containing protein, with translation MKKQRLFPAVILIGFGLFFYLQEAQIELFSGFFNWPTLFLIIGFAFLMQGYKGKDHEAILPGVILSGFGLHFHVLQRLTIWPDHIGVFILIISLGFLLRYQKTGDGLWQGILFLVLSITLLFYQTVMQSLQMLETRFSFIWQLWPLFFIGVGVYLLFFNRK